A window from Salvia miltiorrhiza cultivar Shanhuang (shh) chromosome 2, IMPLAD_Smil_shh, whole genome shotgun sequence encodes these proteins:
- the LOC131013682 gene encoding cytochrome P450 716B1-like, with product MESATFFSLLAFLSLLFFLIKNRVRNRRLPPGSLGIPIIGQSLELLKAMRADRTEEWLQERARKYGPISKLNIFGTKTVFLTGQAHNKFIYSSDEQTLSTKQPPSVRRLLGERNLFEMSSEDHRRLRGAILSFLKPEALKRYVGKMDQEIRLHLAHHWHHDHEISVMPLMKTLTFNMICTLLFGVERGERRKTLVRLFEEVVDGMLALPINLPFTRLSRSTRARSEAGAIIMALIREKREKLEREEGTPDEQDLIISLLSMRDHGVPLLSDAEIEDNCAAVMIAGHDTTSTLLTFLIKLIAEHPHVYEALLNEQEEIARGKKTGNEPLTWEDLGKMKYTWRIATEALRMYPPVVFSFRQVLRDIQMEGYVIPKGWQVFWAGCMTQLDGSIYPDPYKFDPSRYEDQAAIPPHTFVAFGGGSRLCPGYEFARIETLAMIHYLVTRFTWKLCWEENSISRDPMPVFKQGLPIHIQMKKPLSDNVIL from the exons ATGGAGTCGGCGACTTTCTTCTCGCTCCTCgcgtttctctctctcctcttcttcctcatcaAGAACAGGGTTCGCAACAGAAGGCTTCCGCCGGGCTCGTTAGGAATTCCAATCATCGGCCAAAGCCTGGAGCTTCTGAAGGCGATGAGGGCCGACAGAACAGAGGAGTGGCTGCAAGAAAGGGCCCGAAAATACGGCCCGATTTCGAAGCTCAACATCTTCGGAACCAAGACGGTATTCCTAACGGGCCAAGCGCACAACAAATTCATATACAGCAGCGACGAGCAGACTCTCTCGACCAAGCAGCCGCCGTCGGTGAGGCGGCTCCTCGGCGAGAGGAATCTGTTCGAAATGAGCAGCGAAGACCACCGGCGGTTAAGGGGAGCAATCCTCTCATTCTTGAAGCCCGAAGCCCTCAAACGGTACGTTGGTAAAATGGACCAAGAGATCAGATTACACCTCGCGCACCATTGGCATCACGATCATGAGATTTCG GTGATGCCTCTAATGAAGACGCTGACGTTCAACATGATCTGCACTCTTCTGTTCGGggtggagagaggagagagaaggaaGACGCTGGTGCGCCTCTTCGAAGAAGTGGTGGATGGAATGCTGGCGTTGCCGATTAATCTGCCCTTCACGCGCCTCAGCAGAAGCACACGCGCGAGGTCGGAAGCAGGGGCCATCATAATGGCGCTGATAcgcgagaagagagagaagctgGAGAGAGAAGAAGGAACTCCAGACGAGCAAGACCTCATCATCAGCTTGCTGAGCATGCGCGACCACGGAGTCCCGCTCTTGTCCGACGCCGAGATCGAGGATAACTGCGCGGCGGTGATGATCGCCGGCCACGACACCACGTCCACGCTTCTCACGTTCTTGATCAAACTCATAGCTGAGCACCCACATGTTTACGAAGCACTCCTCAATG AGCAAGAAGAGATTGCACGAGGGAAGAAGACAGGCAATGAGCCTCTGACATGGGAAGATCTTGGTAAGATGAAGTACACGTGGCGAATTGCGACGGAGGCGTTGAGGATGTATCCGCCGGTGGTGTTTAGCTTCCGGCAAGTCCTTCGAGATATTCAGATGGAAGGATATGTTATCCCTAAAGGATGGCAG GTGTTTTGGGCGGGATGCATGACGCAGTTGGACGGATCCATATACCCGGATCCGTACAAATTCGACCCGTCCCGATACGAAGATCAAGCAGCAATTCCACCTCATACGTTCGTAGCGTTTGGGGGAGGATCAAGGTTGTGTCCAGGGTATGAATTTGCAAGAATCGAGACATTAGCGATGATTCATTACTTGGTCACTCGATTCACATGGAAGCTCTGTTGGGAAGAGAATAGCATTAGCAGAGATCCCATGCCGGTTTTCAAGCAAGGCTTACCTATACACATTCAGATGAAGAAGCCTTTATCAGATAATGTAATATTGTAA
- the LOC131013683 gene encoding protein S40-6-like, whose translation MAKGRKLMTTSRSEMFLGSFCYDQGGAAAVNGGSELDEDEVWSIVDDAVKGENHSSGGEWSSHAGGGYLSRLPQPRTSRHQRRQIGGLSLAFDDSGRGSSPSIVHQIRANDSVAESPHRRHLATSAPVNVPDWSKIYRVDSVESLHDSDEGLIDNSEVVPPHEYLARQYASSRKMAANSVFEGVGRTLKGRDLSRVRDAVWSQTGFDG comes from the coding sequence ATGGCCAAGGGCAGGAAATTAATGACCACCAGCCGCAGCGAAATGTTTCTAGGAAGCTTCTGCTACGATCAAGGTGGCGCAGCCGCCGTCAACGGTGGATCGGAGCTGGACGAGGATGAAGTTTGGTCCATTGTTGACGACGCAGTCAAAGGGGAAAATCACTCATCTGGGGGCGAGTGGAGCTCACACGCCGGCGGCGGTTACTTGAGTCGCCTCCCGCAGCCTCGTACTAGCCGCCACCAGCGCCGCCAGATTGGTGGCTTGTCATTGGCCTTTGATGATTCGGGCAGGGGATCTTCACCGAGCATTGTGCACCAAATCCGCGCAAATGACAGCGTGGCGGAGTCTCCACATAGACGCCATCTCGCCACATCGGCTCCGGTCAACGTGCCCGATTGGTCAAAGATCTACCGGGTCGACTCGGTCGAGTCGTTGCACGACTCGGACGAGGGATTGATTGATAATTCGGAAGTTGTTCCACCGCACGAGTATCTTGCTCGTCAATACGCGAGTAGCCGGAAAATGGCCGCCAACTCGGTGTTTGAGGGCGTCGGTCGGACGCTCAAGGGACGGGACCTGAGCCGGGT